The Oryza glaberrima chromosome 9, OglaRS2, whole genome shotgun sequence genome includes a window with the following:
- the LOC127784906 gene encoding tuliposide A-converting enzyme b1, amyloplastic-like: MDSSSSEILVDAGSFRLYKDGHADRTGDMETVPAGFDADTGVTSKDVVIDVVTGVFVRLYLPPIQAATDDDGKTKLPILVFFHGGYFVVGSASCPKRHRNINDIVARARLIAVSVDYRLAPEHLLPAAYDDSWAALNWALSGADPWLSEHGDTGRVFLAGVSAGGNIAHNMTIAVGVRGLDAAVPARIEGTILLHPSFCGETRMEGEPEEFWESVKKRWSIIFPDAKGGLDDPRMNPMAAGAPSLTKLACERMLVCAASEDPIRPRERAYYDAVKRSGWGGEVDWFESEGEGHAFFVRKYGSSEAVKLMDRVIAFLAGH; this comes from the coding sequence ATGGATTCGAGCAGCAGCGAGATCCTCGTCGACGCCGGTAGCTTCCGATTATACAAGGATGGCCACGCCGACCGTACCGGCGACATGGAGACCGTGCCCGCCGGCTTCGACGCCGACACCGGCGTCACCTCCAAAGACGTCGTCATCGACGTTGTCACCGGCGTCTTCGTGCGCCTCTACCTACCACCCATCCAGGCTGCTACCGATGACGACGGCAAGACGAAGCTCCCCATCCTCGTCTTCTTCCACGGCGGCTACTTCGTCGTCGGGTCAGCTAGCTGCCCTAAGCGCCACCGCAACATCAACGATATCGTCGCCAGGGCCCGTTTAATCGCTGTCTCCGTCGACTACCGCCTCGCTCCCGAGCACCTGCTCCCGGCGGCGTACGACGACTCCTGGGCGGCGCTCAACTGGGCGTTGTCCGGGGCCGACCCATGGCTGTCCGAGCACGGCGACACCGGCCGAGTCTTCTTGGCCGGCGTCAGCGCTGGCGGGAACATAGCCCACAACATGACCATCGCCGTGGGCGTGCGTGGCCTGGACGCCGCGGTACCGGCGCGCATAGAGGGCACAATCTTGCTCCACCCTTCGTTCTGCGGCGAGACGAGGATGGAAGGGGAGCCGGAGGAATTCTGGGAAAGCGTCAAGAAGAGGTGGTCGATCATCTTCCCCGACGCGAAGGGCGGGCTGGACGATCCGCGGATGAACCCCATGGCGGCCGGCGCGCCGAGCCTGACGAAGCTGGCGTGCGAGAGGATGCTGGTCTGCGCGGCGTCGGAGGACCCGATAAGACCAAGGGAACGTGCGTACTACGACGCCGTGAAGCGAAGTGGGTGGGGCGGAGAGGTGGATTGGTTCGAGTCAGAAGGCGAGGGCCACGCCTTCTTCGTCCGCAAGTACGGCAGCAGCGAGGCCGTCAAGCTCATGGATCGAGTGATTGCTTTCCTTGCTGGCCATTAA